A section of the Bryobacteraceae bacterium genome encodes:
- a CDS encoding radical SAM protein, whose translation MAGGIATKAKRALLLAGKRLTEYRLLETGRLLNRCEAGSLMPFQWTINPYRGCEFGCGYCYARYTHEYMELEAEAFARVVYVKQFRRDLFERELRAVRPGEWIAIGTATDPYQPAERRFHNTRAVLEVLAGQAGLRVAVTTKSDLVSRDLDVLVRLSARNRLRVNLTVTTLDARLARRLEPGAPRPDLRLRALSRLAEAGIETGIFASPVLPGLNDGPGQLEAVARAARAAGAEHFGAQMVFLRDPARRVFLDVLRREFPRLAGRYERMFARAARAPEPLQRALQLRVERIREELGFGVPRESAAPVWGQMDLFAANGLSSDGGNVLVRLQSTVRMAAEAACAG comes from the coding sequence GTGGCAGGAGGGATCGCGACGAAAGCCAAGCGTGCGCTGCTGCTTGCTGGCAAGCGCCTGACCGAATACCGGCTGCTTGAGACCGGGCGGCTGCTAAACCGCTGCGAGGCCGGCAGCCTGATGCCCTTCCAGTGGACCATCAACCCGTACCGCGGCTGCGAATTCGGCTGCGGCTATTGCTATGCGCGCTACACGCACGAGTACATGGAGCTGGAAGCGGAAGCGTTTGCGCGAGTCGTGTACGTGAAACAATTTCGGCGGGATTTGTTTGAGCGCGAACTTCGCGCGGTACGCCCCGGCGAATGGATCGCCATCGGGACGGCCACGGACCCCTACCAGCCGGCCGAGCGGCGCTTTCACAACACGAGGGCCGTGCTGGAGGTGCTGGCGGGGCAGGCGGGGCTGCGGGTTGCGGTGACGACGAAGTCGGACCTGGTCAGCCGGGACCTTGATGTACTCGTGCGGCTGTCGGCGAGAAACCGGCTGCGGGTGAACCTGACGGTCACGACGCTGGACGCGCGGCTGGCGCGGCGGCTGGAGCCTGGCGCGCCGCGGCCGGATCTGCGACTGCGGGCGCTGTCCCGGCTGGCTGAGGCGGGCATCGAGACGGGCATCTTCGCCAGCCCGGTGCTGCCGGGGCTCAATGACGGGCCTGGGCAACTGGAGGCGGTGGCCAGGGCGGCGCGGGCGGCCGGAGCAGAACATTTCGGGGCGCAAATGGTTTTTCTGAGGGACCCGGCGCGGCGCGTCTTTCTCGACGTGCTGCGGCGCGAGTTTCCGCGGCTGGCCGGCCGCTATGAAAGGATGTTCGCGCGCGCTGCCCGCGCGCCGGAACCGCTTCAGCGTGCGCTGCAACTGCGCGTCGAAAGGATCCGCGAGGAACTGGGCTTCGGCGTCCCGCGTGAATCCGCCGCGCCGGTCTGGGGCCAGATGGACCTGTTTGCCGCAAACGGCCTTTCGTCGGACGGCGGCAATGTGCTGGTGCGGTTGCAGAGCACCGTGCGGATGGCGGCGGAAGCGGCCTGCGCCGGCTGA